In one Brevibacillus choshinensis genomic region, the following are encoded:
- a CDS encoding ArgE/DapE family deacylase yields the protein MHITIERDELVSLVQDLIRIDSVNPYLDADGPGEKEIAEFIKKRLLESGLEVRLVPINETAVNVIGILRGSGKGKSLLLNGHMDTVSAKRMAIGPFEPTHEDGKIYGRGSQDMKGSLGAMIAAVEAINRAKVPLAGDVILTFVADEEYKSIGTEALVKEYRADAAIVCEPSDLDIGVVHKGFAWVSCEVKGKSAHGSRPAEGVDAIVHAGRVLQELDRLSQKLKEKQHAILGSPSVHASLIQGGTELSTYPDYCRLDWERRTIPGETEQEVAQEVEAILQKLHVEDESFQASAELFFWREPYEVSTEEQIFGTLEAACRNRLGRSPGITGFSGWTDAALIQEAGIPTVLFGPTGAGLHGAVEYVETDSLVDMAHILAETICEYCG from the coding sequence ATGCATATAACGATTGAACGCGATGAATTGGTTTCTTTGGTACAGGATCTCATTCGGATTGATTCGGTGAATCCATATCTGGACGCAGATGGTCCAGGCGAAAAGGAGATCGCTGAATTTATCAAGAAACGACTCCTAGAAAGTGGATTGGAAGTACGACTCGTGCCAATCAATGAGACGGCCGTCAATGTCATCGGTATTCTGCGAGGAAGTGGCAAAGGAAAATCGCTTCTCTTGAACGGCCATATGGATACCGTGAGTGCCAAACGGATGGCAATCGGACCATTCGAGCCGACGCATGAGGACGGCAAAATATACGGACGCGGCAGTCAGGACATGAAAGGCAGTCTGGGAGCGATGATTGCAGCGGTCGAAGCGATCAACCGGGCAAAGGTGCCTTTGGCAGGCGATGTTATTCTCACGTTCGTGGCAGATGAAGAGTACAAGAGCATCGGGACGGAGGCTCTGGTCAAAGAGTATCGTGCTGACGCAGCCATCGTATGCGAACCGTCCGATTTGGATATTGGCGTCGTACACAAAGGCTTTGCCTGGGTGAGCTGCGAGGTTAAGGGTAAGTCAGCACATGGTAGTCGCCCGGCAGAGGGTGTGGATGCTATTGTTCATGCTGGCAGGGTACTTCAGGAGCTGGATCGACTCTCTCAAAAGCTGAAGGAAAAGCAGCATGCTATCTTAGGCTCACCCTCCGTTCATGCATCGTTGATACAAGGGGGAACGGAATTGTCCACCTATCCGGATTATTGCCGTCTGGATTGGGAACGCAGGACGATACCAGGTGAGACTGAGCAAGAAGTGGCGCAGGAAGTAGAGGCGATTTTGCAAAAGCTCCACGTAGAGGATGAGAGCTTTCAGGCAAGTGCCGAACTCTTTTTCTGGAGGGAGCCGTACGAAGTTTCCACAGAAGAGCAGATCTTCGGCACGTTGGAAGCTGCTTGCCGCAACCGCTTGGGGCGCTCTCCTGGAATTACTGGCTTTTCCGGATGGACGGATGCCGCTCTGATCCAGGAGGCAGGGATTCCTACCGTACTGTTTGGACCAACGGGAGCAGGCTTGCACGGGGCGGTGGAATACGTGGAAACGGATAGCCTCGTAGATATGGCACATATCTTGGCGGAAACGATTTGTGAATATTGTGGCTAA
- the dpaL gene encoding diaminopropionate ammonia-lyase: protein MPQEKTIRAVINARNVRNAGGDANRLPPFLSTEACRLAQAFHESFPIYEPTPLVILPSLARELGVGQLLVKDESHRFGLHAFKVLGAAYAMGCYLCERLGLSIEQVDFDTLRSEEVRQQIGPVTFVTATDGNHGRAVAWAAAQLGHQAVVYLPKGSSQERVAAIREVGADAHVINGNYDEAVRLSEKVARERGWQVVQDTAWNGYTKIPAWIMQGYTTMAAEAIRQLSEQLPEKKPTHLFLQAGVGSMAGAVLGYFVQQLGSDYPVTVIVEPHAAACMYISATSGDGEPHVVSGDLQTIMAGLACGEPNPLAWDILRDYADAFVSCPDHVAATGMRILAAPSGSDPKIVSGESGAIGLGLLAAILQKEEGRLLKEQLRIREDSVILCFSTEGDTDKEQYRRIVWEGAWPSV from the coding sequence ATGCCACAAGAAAAAACGATTCGAGCTGTGATAAACGCAAGAAATGTCAGGAATGCAGGTGGCGACGCCAACCGCTTACCGCCCTTTCTATCGACGGAAGCCTGTCGTTTGGCCCAAGCTTTTCACGAATCCTTTCCTATTTATGAGCCAACTCCACTAGTCATTCTGCCGTCATTAGCGCGGGAGCTTGGCGTCGGGCAGCTGCTTGTCAAAGATGAGTCACATCGATTTGGCCTCCATGCTTTTAAAGTTCTAGGTGCTGCTTATGCTATGGGGTGCTACTTATGTGAAAGACTGGGTCTTTCGATAGAGCAAGTCGATTTTGACACGCTTCGCTCAGAAGAAGTGAGGCAGCAGATTGGACCCGTTACCTTTGTCACCGCGACCGATGGAAATCATGGGAGAGCAGTTGCATGGGCAGCAGCACAGCTTGGCCATCAGGCAGTCGTCTATCTTCCAAAAGGCTCGTCACAGGAGCGAGTCGCTGCGATCCGCGAGGTGGGTGCCGATGCCCATGTCATTAACGGAAACTATGATGAGGCGGTTCGTCTCTCTGAAAAAGTGGCACGCGAGCGAGGCTGGCAGGTGGTGCAGGATACCGCGTGGAATGGGTACACAAAGATCCCGGCTTGGATTATGCAAGGCTATACGACGATGGCAGCGGAAGCCATCCGACAGCTGTCGGAGCAACTCCCCGAAAAAAAGCCCACTCATCTGTTTTTACAAGCAGGGGTAGGCTCGATGGCGGGTGCCGTTCTCGGATACTTTGTTCAACAGCTCGGTTCAGACTATCCGGTAACCGTAATTGTAGAGCCTCATGCTGCAGCTTGTATGTACATATCCGCTACGAGCGGAGACGGAGAGCCTCATGTCGTTTCAGGTGATTTACAGACGATCATGGCGGGCCTGGCATGCGGAGAGCCGAATCCGCTGGCGTGGGACATCTTGCGTGATTATGCAGATGCGTTTGTGAGCTGTCCCGACCATGTGGCGGCAACAGGGATGCGGATACTGGCCGCTCCGTCTGGTAGTGATCCCAAGATTGTAAGCGGCGAGAGCGGGGCAATTGGTTTGGGGTTATTGGCGGCAATCCTGCAAAAGGAAGAAGGCAGGCTTCTGAAAGAACAGCTGAGAATCCGTGAAGATTCGGTCATCCTCTGTTTTAGTACGGAGGGCGACACCGACAAGGAGCAATACAGGCGCATTGTCTGGGAAGGAGCCTGGCCTAGCGTATAA
- a CDS encoding CPBP family intramembrane glutamic endopeptidase, translating to MQGKLWRDTLSYVGLVLHRKNLIVGSMSGALFLLVIFWTGSLFHPFLFQQDDFTQLLERWHFSGNQAVWLIGILMFINPLLEELYWRGFMHQKLAESRRPATVILLTAFFYSLYHLLSVIPLFAWPYHVLMVFPVFFAGIVWGYLRHRYRTIFGSMISHILADVGIMMVYLFFLV from the coding sequence TTGCAGGGAAAACTTTGGCGTGACACCCTTTCTTACGTTGGTTTGGTTCTTCATCGCAAGAACTTGATCGTGGGCAGCATGTCCGGCGCACTTTTTCTCCTTGTGATCTTTTGGACTGGATCTCTTTTTCATCCTTTCCTCTTTCAACAAGACGACTTTACACAGCTGTTGGAGCGGTGGCATTTTTCCGGCAATCAAGCAGTATGGCTTATCGGAATCTTGATGTTCATTAATCCACTATTGGAGGAGCTTTACTGGCGAGGTTTTATGCATCAGAAGCTGGCGGAAAGCAGAAGACCCGCTACTGTCATTCTCCTTACTGCCTTTTTTTACAGCCTGTATCATTTGCTCTCTGTGATTCCTCTGTTCGCCTGGCCCTATCATGTTTTGATGGTCTTTCCCGTTTTTTTCGCAGGGATCGTTTGGGGTTATTTGCGACATCGGTACCGCACGATCTTTGGCTCCATGATCAGTCACATTCTGGCCGATGTCGGCATCATGATGGTCTATTTGTTTTTTCTGGTTTGA
- a CDS encoding YmaF family protein: MVRKKAAKNLNWRLKRKGIAVSTQRHVHEFIGSTKLAEEGDERHNHRFAGVTGQAIRRGNSHVHIIRTNTDFFDHFHQVRITTGPAIHVGNGKHIHFVKGSTTFEDGHVHVFTFATLIQKPLI; the protein is encoded by the coding sequence ATGGTTAGAAAAAAAGCAGCGAAGAACCTCAACTGGAGGCTGAAGAGGAAGGGTATTGCAGTATCCACTCAAAGACACGTGCATGAGTTCATTGGTAGCACCAAGCTCGCCGAAGAAGGCGATGAAAGGCACAACCACCGTTTCGCAGGGGTGACGGGGCAAGCGATCCGGAGAGGAAACAGTCACGTCCATATTATCCGTACCAACACGGATTTCTTCGACCATTTCCATCAAGTGCGGATTACGACTGGACCTGCCATTCATGTGGGTAATGGGAAACACATCCATTTTGTCAAAGGATCAACGACCTTTGAAGATGGGCACGTCCATGTATTCACTTTTGCAACACTGATCCAAAAACCGCTCATTTAA
- a CDS encoding glycoside hydrolase family 16 protein, protein MFARQRLVLWFLFICLGALLYEIVKERLNHYENQWTLAWSDEFDGSTVDRSKWNVLDVASPRNNELEYYTPEAVSVKDGFLSIRTDKRSYKGLNYTSGALETRFKYDFLYGKVEIHARLPKGQGIWPAHWMPPSDHVSPYEIDIMEMLGHEPNKIYLTHHWLGWIPKQYTGTYVGPDYSEAFHTFTVEWEPGKITWFIDGIERYSSTSHVQSTPAYLYLNTAVGGNWPGSPDETTVFPQFHDIDYVRVYQKQKAVDWKFW, encoded by the coding sequence ATGTTTGCCCGGCAACGGCTCGTTCTGTGGTTTCTTTTTATTTGCCTAGGAGCTCTTCTGTATGAGATTGTGAAAGAACGGTTGAATCATTACGAAAACCAGTGGACACTGGCTTGGAGCGATGAATTCGACGGCTCCACTGTGGATCGGTCTAAATGGAATGTGCTCGATGTCGCCTCCCCTCGCAACAACGAACTCGAATACTACACCCCGGAAGCCGTGTCAGTGAAAGACGGATTCCTCAGCATTCGCACAGATAAACGAAGCTATAAAGGATTGAATTACACATCGGGTGCGCTCGAAACGAGATTCAAGTATGATTTTCTATACGGTAAAGTGGAGATACACGCACGCCTTCCTAAGGGACAAGGGATCTGGCCTGCCCATTGGATGCCTCCGAGCGACCACGTTTCTCCTTATGAAATCGACATTATGGAAATGCTCGGACATGAGCCAAACAAAATCTACCTGACGCACCACTGGCTGGGATGGATCCCGAAGCAGTATACGGGTACTTACGTAGGTCCTGATTACTCGGAGGCATTTCATACCTTTACCGTTGAGTGGGAGCCAGGAAAAATCACCTGGTTCATCGATGGAATCGAGCGATACTCCTCTACCTCGCATGTCCAAAGCACGCCCGCCTATTTATACCTGAACACAGCTGTTGGAGGAAACTGGCCTGGTTCGCCAGATGAAACAACCGTGTTTCCTCAATTCCATGACATCGACTATGTCCGCGTCTATCAGAAACAAAAAGCCGTTGACTGGAAGTTCTGGTAG
- a CDS encoding carbohydrate deacetylase, which yields MKIIINADDFGMSPSTDDAIIQTFSIGALSSTTILANGSNFEAACQRAHEQKLRNYIGLHINLTEGMPLTDDIRECPRFCDADGFFLPKNNTLPHLLLPMNADEKMALVNELRAQIRRCRQHGLPLTHADSHNHVHTEIMIGTLIMDVLKEEDIPFLRLTRNIGTDMSVVKKVYKSLYNGILSSKGLRGVNYFGEFEDMIAIYKNGGNRTGSVEIMCHPVFSENGNINDLCGASITQQFQELIALIPEMQLTTYGQTKQAG from the coding sequence ATGAAAATCATCATTAATGCGGATGATTTCGGCATGTCCCCTTCCACGGACGACGCTATCATCCAGACCTTTTCGATCGGTGCCCTTTCTTCCACAACGATCCTCGCGAATGGATCGAATTTCGAAGCCGCCTGCCAGAGAGCTCACGAGCAAAAATTGCGAAACTATATCGGGCTTCATATCAATTTGACAGAGGGCATGCCGTTGACAGATGACATCCGGGAATGCCCACGCTTTTGTGATGCCGATGGTTTTTTTCTCCCGAAGAACAACACGCTCCCTCACCTACTCCTCCCCATGAATGCGGATGAAAAAATGGCTCTGGTCAATGAGCTCCGAGCGCAAATCCGCCGATGTCGTCAACATGGCTTGCCACTCACACACGCTGATTCCCACAACCACGTACATACAGAAATCATGATCGGGACATTGATTATGGATGTTCTCAAAGAAGAAGATATTCCCTTCTTGCGTTTGACACGTAACATCGGTACTGACATGTCTGTAGTGAAAAAAGTATACAAGTCCCTCTACAACGGAATCCTGTCGTCAAAAGGACTGCGCGGGGTCAACTATTTTGGAGAATTTGAGGACATGATTGCCATCTACAAAAATGGCGGAAACCGGACTGGATCTGTAGAAATCATGTGCCATCCGGTTTTTTCTGAAAACGGCAATATCAACGATCTGTGCGGAGCCTCTATCACACAGCAGTTCCAGGAGCTCATCGCGCTTATCCCCGAAATGCAATTGACAACGTATGGCCAAACCAAGCAAGCCGGATGA